One Nostoc punctiforme PCC 73102 DNA window includes the following coding sequences:
- a CDS encoding transglycosylase domain-containing protein codes for MSSPQPPHKPQTLIGQLTQAVHTIQARVDFSKLALKPNAKVPELWVQDAGADKAEVYPLLGDRYILGRSSKSSDIVVRNPVVSQIHLSLSRNSTQRTPVFVIKDENSTNGIYRGKRRVNSLELRHGDILTLGPPELAASVRLQYVDPPAWYVKAASWTAYGVGGVSALFALVIGVEWLKFSVKPLPTATRAPVVVYARDGATPLREPRTISHVDMKRLEEFGPYLPSAVVASEDSRYYWHFGVDPLGILRAVLINSRSGDVQQGASTVTQQVARSLFREYVGRQDTLGRKLREAVVALKLETFYSKDEILLMYLNRVFLGGDTSGFEDAARYYFEKPAKELTLAEAATLVGILPAPNAFDFCGDGPNKLEAAEYRNRVIKRLLEMGKIKPEDANRARRSTVQVSPKVCEQQAKTIAPYFYSYVFSELESILGEGAANEGNYIIETQLDPAIQSQAESALRNSVNNSGGNFNFSQGAVVTLDSSTGGILAMVGGTDYKKSQFNRAVQAKRQPGSTFKIFAYTAAIQQGISPSKSYSCAPLTWQGFTYKPCRSGAGSLDIATGLALSENPIALGVAREIGLNKVVAMAQNLGIKSNLDPVPGLVLGQSVVNVLEMTGAFGSIGNRGVWNPPHAINRILDSGDCSDRNDIKTCRVIYSFDQDPDANKRVLPNGVADEMTSLMRGVISRGTGRSAAIGLGEAGKTGTTDKNVDLWFIGFIPSRRLVTGVWLGNDNNSPTSGSSAQAAQLWGNYMRRITR; via the coding sequence ATGAGTTCTCCCCAACCCCCTCACAAGCCACAAACGTTAATTGGTCAACTGACTCAAGCAGTCCATACTATCCAAGCTAGGGTTGATTTTTCCAAACTGGCGCTCAAGCCTAATGCCAAAGTACCAGAACTCTGGGTGCAGGATGCGGGGGCGGATAAAGCAGAGGTGTATCCACTGTTGGGCGATCGCTATATTCTCGGTCGTAGCTCCAAATCCAGCGATATCGTCGTCCGTAACCCTGTTGTCAGCCAAATTCACCTGTCACTATCGCGCAATTCTACTCAGCGCACACCAGTTTTCGTCATCAAAGACGAAAACTCCACCAATGGCATTTATCGTGGCAAGCGTCGTGTTAATTCCCTAGAACTACGTCACGGCGATATTCTGACTCTGGGACCCCCAGAACTCGCCGCTTCTGTGCGCTTACAATACGTCGATCCACCAGCCTGGTATGTCAAAGCTGCAAGTTGGACAGCTTATGGTGTTGGTGGTGTCAGCGCCTTGTTCGCGTTGGTAATTGGCGTAGAATGGCTAAAATTTTCAGTTAAACCCCTACCTACAGCTACACGCGCTCCAGTAGTTGTTTACGCCCGTGATGGAGCCACCCCACTGAGAGAGCCTCGAACTATCTCTCATGTAGATATGAAGCGTTTAGAGGAATTTGGCCCTTATTTGCCATCTGCCGTAGTAGCTTCAGAAGATAGTCGTTATTACTGGCACTTTGGGGTTGACCCTCTGGGGATTTTACGAGCCGTGTTGATCAATAGTCGTAGCGGAGATGTACAACAAGGAGCCAGCACTGTTACGCAGCAAGTTGCCCGCAGTTTGTTCCGAGAGTATGTAGGCAGACAGGATACCCTTGGACGCAAATTACGAGAAGCAGTTGTCGCCTTAAAGCTAGAAACCTTTTACAGCAAAGATGAAATTTTGCTGATGTACTTAAATCGGGTTTTTTTGGGGGGAGATACCTCTGGCTTTGAGGATGCAGCTCGGTATTACTTTGAGAAGCCTGCTAAAGAATTAACTTTGGCAGAAGCAGCAACATTGGTAGGAATTTTACCTGCTCCCAACGCATTTGATTTTTGTGGAGATGGGCCAAATAAGCTAGAAGCAGCTGAATACCGGAACCGCGTGATTAAGCGGTTGCTGGAGATGGGCAAAATTAAACCTGAAGATGCGAACCGAGCTAGACGTTCCACTGTTCAAGTTAGCCCTAAAGTTTGTGAACAACAAGCTAAGACGATCGCTCCTTATTTTTACAGTTACGTCTTCTCTGAACTTGAATCAATTTTGGGCGAGGGAGCCGCAAACGAAGGGAATTATATCATTGAAACCCAGCTTGATCCTGCGATCCAGAGCCAAGCTGAATCAGCGTTGCGGAATTCAGTCAACAATAGTGGTGGAAATTTTAATTTTTCTCAAGGGGCTGTAGTAACTCTTGACTCCAGTACAGGTGGCATCCTCGCAATGGTAGGCGGAACTGATTACAAAAAAAGTCAGTTCAATCGTGCTGTTCAAGCTAAAAGACAACCAGGTTCTACCTTCAAAATCTTTGCTTACACCGCCGCTATTCAACAGGGAATTTCACCATCCAAGAGTTATTCCTGCGCTCCTTTAACTTGGCAAGGCTTCACTTACAAACCCTGTCGTTCAGGTGCTGGCAGTTTAGATATTGCCACCGGGCTGGCTCTTTCAGAAAATCCCATCGCCTTGGGAGTTGCTAGAGAAATCGGGCTGAATAAAGTGGTAGCGATGGCTCAGAATTTGGGAATCAAGTCAAACCTCGATCCGGTTCCTGGCTTGGTACTAGGCCAAAGTGTGGTCAATGTTTTGGAAATGACTGGTGCTTTTGGCTCTATTGGCAATCGTGGAGTGTGGAATCCTCCTCATGCGATTAACCGAATTTTAGACAGTGGTGATTGCAGCGATCGCAATGATATCAAAACCTGCCGTGTAATCTACTCCTTCGACCAAGATCCAGATGCTAACAAACGAGTTTTGCCAAATGGTGTAGCCGATGAGATGACTAGTTTAATGCGTGGTGTCATCAGCAGAGGTACCGGTCGTAGTGCTGCCATTGGGCTGGGAGAAGCTGGGAAAACAGGCACGACTGATAAAAACGTTGACTTATGGTTTATAGGTTTTATCCCAAGTCGGCGGCTTGTAACTGGTGTCTGGCTGGGAAACGACAATAATTCTCCGACATCTGGGAGCAGCGCTCAAGCCGCTCAGTTGTGGGGAAATTATATGCGGAGAATTACGCGATAA
- the lspA gene encoding signal peptidase II, whose product MRLKNRLFWIAAFIAFFLDQITKYWVVQTFSLGQTLPLLTGIFHFTYVTNTGAAFSLLSGKVEWLRWLSLGVSLVLIALALFGPTLNLWDQLGYGLILGGAMGNGIDRFVLGHVVDFLDFRLISFPVFNVADSFISIGIVFLLIASFQKTPTSTGRLD is encoded by the coding sequence ATGCGTTTAAAAAACCGCCTTTTCTGGATTGCTGCCTTTATAGCTTTTTTCCTAGACCAAATAACAAAATACTGGGTGGTACAAACCTTCAGTTTGGGGCAAACACTACCACTCTTAACTGGAATATTTCACTTCACCTATGTTACTAACACTGGTGCCGCCTTTAGTCTGTTAAGTGGGAAAGTAGAATGGTTGCGCTGGCTATCTTTAGGAGTGAGTTTGGTATTGATAGCGTTGGCCTTGTTTGGCCCAACATTAAATTTATGGGATCAGTTGGGCTATGGCTTAATTTTAGGTGGAGCTATGGGCAACGGTATTGATCGCTTTGTTTTAGGCCATGTCGTTGATTTTCTTGATTTTCGCCTGATTAGCTTTCCTGTATTTAATGTGGCAGATTCCTTTATTAGTATTGGTATTGTTTTCCTGTTAATTGCTTCCTTCCAAAAAACACCAACTTCAACTGGCAGGTTGGATTAA
- a CDS encoding DUF4335 domain-containing protein, producing the protein MNIQRKYSLPNCTLLLEGLSDVTRAAHFQEMRPELSILVNAECYLSGYNQPLTGGREFFESLVRAVSGYAQEFLSSVPNPQAHNQESELVEFRKVDSNRHRLIIHSEGAPEGFDRSNNPKRPPIEIDLNTVQLFDLVEAVDQFFADTQTLPELSLELQPVTRRYGGASQALVRQAVPAAVGVSSLAVAAIAFNLIPPPQLRSPQPKTDEQSSSTINNITPPASAAATPIAAATPTLTPTLTPTANGKPAVKDLEALLNTVPEITDPSQLRALNRQVYNQVHPAWTNRSGLQQDLIYRLGVAADGAIVGYKAVNKEANLGVGQTPLPNVLYNPATRPPISNEPIAQFRVVFTTQGVLQVSPWRGYARTPEVVGTKITDSKIVKNLNQKLYSTVRQTWSGTRTFTRDLKYRVAVNKNGVIADYEPLNQVAFDYFRETPLPKMFNAIYGSNVAAPNDKEPLAHFQVIFKPSGNLEVTPWKGYQ; encoded by the coding sequence ATGAATATTCAACGTAAGTACAGTCTTCCTAATTGTACACTTCTTTTAGAAGGCTTAAGTGATGTCACTAGGGCTGCACACTTCCAGGAAATGCGCCCGGAATTATCAATATTGGTAAATGCAGAATGCTATTTATCTGGTTATAATCAGCCACTAACGGGAGGGCGGGAATTTTTTGAAAGTTTGGTGAGGGCTGTTAGTGGGTATGCCCAAGAATTTTTAAGTAGTGTACCTAATCCCCAAGCACACAATCAGGAATCGGAGCTAGTAGAGTTTCGGAAAGTTGATAGCAACCGACACAGATTAATCATACATTCCGAAGGAGCTCCAGAGGGATTCGATCGCTCTAACAATCCCAAACGTCCGCCAATTGAAATAGATTTGAATACGGTGCAGTTGTTTGATTTAGTAGAAGCAGTGGATCAGTTTTTTGCTGATACCCAAACTTTACCTGAACTTTCTCTAGAACTACAACCAGTTACCAGACGCTATGGCGGTGCTAGTCAAGCTTTGGTTAGGCAGGCTGTACCTGCTGCTGTGGGTGTGTCAAGTTTAGCAGTAGCTGCGATCGCCTTTAACTTGATTCCACCTCCCCAACTGCGTTCACCGCAGCCAAAAACAGATGAACAAAGTAGCTCTACAATAAACAATATCACTCCTCCAGCATCAGCGGCTGCAACACCCATTGCTGCTGCAACGCCTACATTAACGCCCACACTAACGCCTACAGCTAATGGAAAGCCGGCAGTTAAAGATTTAGAAGCACTTTTAAATACAGTTCCAGAAATTACCGATCCATCCCAGTTACGTGCATTGAATCGTCAAGTTTACAACCAAGTTCATCCAGCTTGGACTAATCGCTCAGGATTGCAACAAGATTTGATCTATCGTCTAGGTGTAGCTGCGGATGGAGCGATTGTCGGTTATAAAGCAGTGAATAAAGAGGCAAATCTAGGAGTAGGTCAAACTCCTCTGCCAAACGTACTTTACAATCCAGCTACCCGCCCTCCCATTTCCAATGAACCAATCGCCCAATTTCGAGTAGTATTTACTACACAGGGTGTGCTACAAGTTAGCCCTTGGCGGGGATATGCTAGAACGCCAGAGGTAGTGGGTACAAAAATTACTGACTCTAAGATAGTCAAAAATTTAAATCAAAAGCTTTATAGTACAGTTCGGCAAACTTGGAGTGGCACTCGCACCTTTACGCGAGATTTGAAATATCGGGTAGCAGTCAACAAAAATGGTGTAATTGCTGACTATGAACCACTCAACCAAGTTGCCTTTGACTATTTTCGGGAAACACCCCTTCCGAAGATGTTTAATGCTATCTACGGTTCCAATGTAGCAGCTCCCAACGATAAAGAACCTCTCGCCCACTTCCAAGTAATATTCAAGCCTAGCGGCAACCTGGAAGTTACACCTTGGAAGGGATATCAGTAA